In one Umezawaea sp. Da 62-37 genomic region, the following are encoded:
- a CDS encoding YccF domain-containing protein, which translates to MRLILNVIWLVLCGFWMAVGYAIAGVICCILIITIPWGLASFRIANYALWPFGRTVVDRPTAGTASLIGNVIWIVVAGIWLAIGHVVTGIALCVTIIGIPLGIANFKLIPVSLVPLGKVIVPLP; encoded by the coding sequence ATGCGCCTCATCCTGAACGTGATCTGGCTCGTGCTCTGCGGATTCTGGATGGCCGTGGGGTACGCGATCGCCGGTGTGATCTGCTGCATTCTGATCATCACCATCCCGTGGGGCCTCGCGTCGTTCCGGATCGCCAACTACGCCCTGTGGCCGTTCGGCCGCACCGTCGTCGACCGACCGACCGCGGGCACGGCCTCGTTGATCGGCAACGTCATCTGGATCGTCGTCGCCGGCATCTGGCTCGCCATCGGCCACGTCGTCACCGGCATCGCCCTGTGCGTGACGATCATCGGCATCCCGCTCGGCATCGCGAACTTCAAGCTGATCCCGGTGTCGCTCGTGCCGCTGGGCAAGGTCATCGTCCCGCTGCCGTAG
- a CDS encoding Gfo/Idh/MocA family oxidoreductase — protein sequence MSNLVRWGVVAPGGIADVVTSDLVRVRGAEVVAVSSRALPRAQAFAAKHGIPRAYGATADLLADPEVDVVYVATPHAQHHEVVREALLAGKHVLCEKPFTLTVADARELADLAKERGLFLMEAMWTRFNPLVRRIRELIAEGAIGDVRAVHADFGFTADYDPEHRLWDPALGGGALMDLGVYPVSFAHMVLGEPESVTVHGSLAPTGVDADAALLLAYPGGAHALLTCSLISTPEVRATIVGSGGRIEVPEPFFNPAAIVVNGVEERAELDGNGYTPQLAEVTQRIANGYTESPEMPLDDTVAVLRTLTTALAALGVDYAKVR from the coding sequence GTGAGCAACCTGGTGCGTTGGGGCGTAGTCGCCCCCGGTGGTATCGCCGACGTCGTCACGTCGGACCTGGTGCGGGTGCGGGGCGCCGAGGTGGTGGCCGTGTCGTCGCGGGCGCTGCCCCGCGCGCAGGCGTTCGCCGCGAAGCACGGCATCCCGCGCGCGTACGGCGCGACGGCCGACCTGCTGGCCGATCCCGAGGTGGACGTGGTCTACGTGGCCACGCCGCACGCGCAGCACCACGAGGTCGTGCGGGAGGCGCTGCTGGCGGGCAAGCACGTGCTGTGCGAGAAGCCGTTCACGCTGACCGTGGCGGACGCGCGGGAGCTGGCCGACCTGGCGAAGGAGCGCGGCCTGTTCCTCATGGAGGCGATGTGGACGCGGTTCAACCCGCTGGTCCGCCGCATCCGGGAGCTGATCGCCGAGGGCGCGATCGGTGACGTGCGGGCGGTGCACGCCGACTTCGGCTTCACCGCCGACTACGACCCGGAGCACCGGCTGTGGGATCCGGCGCTGGGCGGCGGCGCGCTGATGGACCTCGGCGTGTACCCGGTGTCGTTCGCGCACATGGTGCTCGGCGAGCCGGAGTCGGTCACCGTGCACGGGTCGCTCGCGCCGACGGGTGTGGACGCCGACGCGGCCCTGCTGCTCGCCTACCCCGGCGGCGCGCACGCGCTGCTCACCTGTTCGCTGATCAGCACACCGGAGGTGCGCGCGACGATCGTCGGCAGCGGCGGCCGGATCGAGGTGCCCGAGCCGTTCTTCAACCCGGCGGCGATCGTGGTGAACGGCGTGGAGGAACGCGCCGAGCTGGACGGCAACGGGTACACCCCGCAGCTCGCGGAGGTGACCCAGCGGATCGCCAACGGGTACACCGAGAGCCCGGAGATGCCGCTCGACGACACCGTCGCCGTGCTGCGCACGCTGACCACCGCGCTGGCGGCGCTGGGCGTGGACTACGCGAAGGTCAGGTAG
- a CDS encoding TetR family transcriptional regulator: MSRVTPACERLGTPLRDGLLVVAADLLAARGFAGLRMADVASRTGVSRQTVYNEFGNKAGLVQAVAVHRTAEYLVGVEQRLGGADRPFDGMRDALAFMLEQASKDRLITSVVTGADAEDLLPFLTTRGLPVLLPAVAIVAEHLRRRWPDLPAERLRLAAETIVRLVLSHLLMPSAPPEQAVEAMLAVARAVLPEEG, from the coding sequence GTGAGTCGAGTCACCCCCGCCTGCGAACGCCTGGGCACGCCCCTGCGCGACGGCCTGCTGGTCGTCGCGGCGGACCTGCTGGCCGCGCGCGGTTTCGCGGGGCTGCGGATGGCGGACGTGGCGAGCCGCACCGGGGTGAGCAGGCAGACCGTCTACAACGAGTTCGGCAACAAGGCCGGGCTCGTCCAGGCGGTCGCCGTGCACCGGACCGCGGAGTACCTGGTGGGGGTCGAGCAGCGGCTGGGCGGGGCCGACCGGCCGTTCGACGGGATGCGGGACGCGCTCGCGTTCATGCTGGAGCAGGCCTCGAAGGACCGGCTGATCACCTCCGTGGTGACCGGTGCGGACGCCGAGGACCTGCTGCCGTTCCTGACGACCAGGGGCCTGCCGGTGCTGCTCCCGGCGGTCGCGATCGTCGCGGAGCACCTGCGGCGGCGGTGGCCCGACCTGCCCGCCGAGCGGCTCCGCCTGGCCGCCGAGACGATCGTGCGGCTGGTGCTGAGCCACCTGCTGATGCCGAGCGCGCCGCCGGAGCAGGCCGTCGAGGCCATGCTGGCGGTCGCGCGGGCGGTCCTGCCCGAGGAGGGCTGA
- a CDS encoding HAD hydrolase-like protein, with translation MPLTVGFDLDMTLIDPRPGMAAVMDAVAAETGYPLDGAAFAAHLGPPLDMVYRESGVPEEEIPDLIARFRALYPDVVIPSTVELPGAAQSLAAVRELGGDVVVVTGKYRQNAALHLAAFGWEVDHLVGGVWSTGKAEALLLHGASVYVGDHVGDVRGAKAAGAEAVGVVTGPCSARELEDEGADLVLPDLTGFPDWLRANADRLSASASGSSAPR, from the coding sequence GTGCCGCTGACCGTGGGATTCGACCTGGACATGACCCTCATCGACCCCCGACCCGGCATGGCCGCCGTGATGGACGCGGTCGCCGCGGAGACCGGCTACCCGCTCGACGGCGCGGCCTTCGCCGCCCACCTCGGCCCGCCGCTGGACATGGTCTACCGCGAGTCCGGGGTGCCCGAGGAGGAGATCCCGGACCTGATCGCCCGGTTCCGCGCCCTCTACCCCGACGTCGTCATCCCCTCCACGGTCGAGCTGCCCGGCGCGGCGCAATCGCTTGCCGCGGTCCGCGAACTGGGCGGCGACGTCGTGGTCGTCACCGGCAAGTACCGCCAGAACGCGGCGCTGCACCTGGCCGCGTTCGGCTGGGAGGTCGACCACCTCGTCGGCGGCGTCTGGTCCACCGGGAAGGCCGAAGCTCTCCTGCTGCACGGCGCCTCGGTCTACGTGGGCGACCACGTCGGCGACGTCCGCGGCGCCAAGGCCGCCGGAGCCGAGGCGGTCGGCGTCGTCACCGGACCGTGCAGCGCGCGTGAGCTGGAGGACGAGGGCGCGGACCTCGTGCTGCCCGACCTGACCGGGTTCCCGGACTGGCTGCGGGCCAACGCCGACCGGCTCAGCGCTTCCGCGTCCGGGAGTTCCGCACCGCGCTGA
- a CDS encoding cold-shock protein translates to MPTGKVKWYDTEKGFGFVTQDGGEDVYVRKSALPPGVEGLKAGQRIEFGMAEGRRGPQALSVRLVDPAPSVAEARRRPAEELHGLVEDMIKLLETKIQPDLRRDRYPDRKTTKLVAEVVRAVARELDP, encoded by the coding sequence GTGCCGACCGGCAAGGTCAAGTGGTACGACACGGAGAAGGGCTTCGGCTTCGTCACCCAGGACGGCGGCGAGGACGTTTACGTGCGGAAGTCCGCGCTACCTCCGGGCGTCGAGGGCTTGAAGGCCGGCCAGCGCATCGAGTTCGGGATGGCGGAGGGGCGGCGCGGGCCGCAGGCGCTGTCGGTGCGGCTCGTCGACCCGGCGCCCTCGGTGGCGGAGGCGCGGCGGAGGCCCGCGGAGGAGCTGCACGGGCTGGTCGAGGACATGATCAAGCTGCTGGAGACGAAGATCCAGCCGGACCTGCGGCGGGACCGGTACCCGGACCGGAAGACGACGAAGCTGGTGGCCGAGGTGGTCCGGGCGGTGGCTCGGGAGCTGGATCCGTAG
- a CDS encoding DUF2771 family protein, which produces MRRVKTVLASTALLLAAGCSAPPPPEVTFYSSGRTVNVPPTQYCDLESEDCAIDTRAAGVLRVPPGKPVQISVGGDIADSAWSVKFTYRNARGEQQEPLRSKLFTNAEPQYAYTLRLPGPDDQLESVEVQQFGKRVQIDETGQIQFVARGTWVLSVDDRAKS; this is translated from the coding sequence GTGCGCCGAGTCAAGACCGTGCTGGCCAGTACCGCCCTGCTCCTGGCGGCCGGGTGCTCCGCACCCCCGCCACCCGAGGTCACGTTCTACTCGTCGGGCAGGACCGTCAACGTCCCGCCCACCCAGTACTGCGACCTGGAGTCGGAGGACTGCGCCATCGACACGAGGGCAGCGGGCGTGCTGCGCGTGCCGCCGGGCAAGCCGGTGCAGATCTCCGTGGGCGGCGACATCGCCGACTCGGCGTGGTCGGTGAAGTTCACCTACCGCAACGCGCGCGGGGAACAGCAGGAACCCTTGCGCAGCAAGCTCTTCACCAACGCCGAACCCCAGTACGCCTACACCCTCCGACTGCCGGGCCCCGACGACCAGCTGGAGAGCGTCGAGGTCCAGCAGTTCGGCAAGCGCGTGCAGATCGACGAGACCGGTCAGATCCAGTTCGTCGCGAGGGGCACCTGGGTGCTGTCGGTGGACGACCGCGCGAAGAGCTGA
- a CDS encoding MFS transporter: protein MTRPGSDDPHGTPRARRGWSGGRKSRREPEQTQGISQWPPGPPPQQAPPPRREPPRQEPPRRTPPQQQQPPQEPPKRYPWEDDDYRPRQAPEARFDFERPSRVRPTRPYPTGEPPERDRPRPDRTGQRGDDVPASEQATTPTLPKKLTVTRVAVFRGRQIGQRAVSAFRRAAHADGAQKSGLTALTYAVMLNYAADAAMAVALANTLFFSAATGESQGKVALYLLITVAPFALIAPVIGPALDRIQRGRRIALAAACVLRVFLSIVMALHFDDWGLYPAALGSMVLSKSFTVLKSAITPRVLPPEITLSKTNARMTVFGLAAGGVFGAVAAGFAQLFDSPGALWFTAALSLANGWLCLRIPARVEVTEGEVPTSLGANPSKPKRQPLGRHVVVSLWGNGSIRMLTGFLTLFAAFVVRAQTEGDAGKQLLLLGVIAAAAGIGSFLGNAVGARLHFGNPDQVVVLCLGAGLAVAVLAAVLPGLATAAVVGLVGATASGLAKISLDAVIQADLPEESRASAFGRSETILQLTWVFGGALGVLLPATYWIGFTVLSVLLAAGLAQTVMCLRGTSLIPGLGGDRPEHPNAVHPTKPIG from the coding sequence GTGACGCGCCCCGGTTCGGACGACCCGCACGGCACCCCGCGTGCCCGGCGCGGCTGGAGCGGCGGCCGCAAGTCCCGCCGGGAGCCGGAGCAGACCCAGGGCATCTCCCAGTGGCCTCCGGGCCCACCGCCCCAGCAGGCCCCTCCGCCGCGCCGGGAACCCCCGCGCCAGGAGCCCCCGCGCCGGACGCCACCCCAGCAGCAGCAGCCACCGCAGGAACCGCCGAAGCGGTACCCGTGGGAGGACGACGACTACCGCCCCCGGCAGGCTCCCGAGGCGCGCTTCGACTTCGAACGCCCCTCCCGCGTGCGCCCGACCCGCCCGTACCCGACCGGTGAGCCGCCGGAGCGCGACCGGCCGAGGCCGGACCGGACGGGGCAGCGCGGCGACGACGTGCCGGCGTCCGAGCAGGCGACCACGCCGACGCTGCCGAAGAAGCTGACCGTGACCAGGGTCGCGGTGTTCCGCGGCAGGCAGATCGGGCAGCGGGCCGTGTCCGCGTTCCGGAGGGCCGCGCACGCCGACGGCGCCCAGAAGTCCGGTCTGACCGCGCTCACCTACGCGGTGATGCTCAACTACGCGGCCGACGCCGCCATGGCCGTGGCGCTGGCGAACACCCTGTTCTTCTCCGCCGCCACCGGCGAGAGCCAGGGCAAGGTCGCCCTCTACCTGCTGATCACCGTCGCCCCGTTCGCGCTGATCGCCCCGGTGATCGGCCCGGCGCTGGACCGCATCCAGCGCGGCAGGCGGATCGCGCTGGCGGCCGCGTGCGTGCTGCGGGTGTTCCTGTCGATCGTCATGGCGCTGCACTTCGACGACTGGGGCCTGTACCCGGCGGCGCTGGGCAGCATGGTGCTGTCCAAGTCGTTCACCGTGCTCAAGTCCGCGATCACCCCCAGGGTGCTGCCGCCGGAGATCACGCTGTCCAAGACCAACGCCCGCATGACCGTCTTCGGCCTGGCCGCGGGTGGTGTGTTCGGCGCGGTCGCGGCCGGGTTCGCCCAGCTCTTCGACTCACCGGGCGCGCTCTGGTTCACCGCCGCGCTGAGCCTGGCCAACGGCTGGCTGTGCCTGCGCATCCCCGCGCGGGTCGAGGTCACCGAGGGCGAGGTGCCCACCTCGTTGGGCGCCAACCCGTCCAAGCCGAAGCGCCAGCCGTTGGGCCGCCACGTCGTGGTGTCGCTGTGGGGCAACGGCAGCATCCGCATGCTCACCGGTTTCCTCACCCTGTTCGCCGCGTTCGTCGTGCGCGCCCAGACCGAGGGCGACGCGGGCAAGCAGCTCCTGCTCCTCGGCGTGATCGCCGCCGCGGCGGGCATCGGCAGCTTCCTCGGCAACGCCGTCGGCGCCCGCCTGCACTTCGGCAACCCCGACCAGGTCGTCGTCCTCTGCCTCGGCGCGGGCCTCGCCGTCGCCGTCCTCGCCGCCGTGCTGCCCGGCCTCGCGACCGCGGCCGTCGTCGGCCTCGTCGGCGCCACCGCCAGCGGTCTGGCGAAGATCAGCCTCGACGCCGTCATCCAGGCCGACCTCCCCGAGGAGTCCCGCGCCTCCGCCTTCGGCCGCTCGGAGACCATCCTCCAGCTCACCTGGGTCTTCGGCGGCGCGCTGGGCGTCCTGCTGCCCGCCACCTACTGGATCGGCTTCACCGTCCTGTCGGTCCTGCTGGCCGCGGGCCTCGCCCAGACGGTCATGTGCCTGCGCGGCACCTCCCTGATCCCCGGCCTCGGCGGCGACCGCCCCGAGCACCCGAACGCGGTGCACCCCACCAAGCCCATCGGGTAG
- a CDS encoding glutaminyl-peptide cyclotransferase has product MRRLVVLAGLVLVGACTAPPTPSGGTSGSPSGTPPKVEVLATTPHDTGAFTEGLELVDGDLYEGTGLEGESQLRRVDPATGAVEQEIDLAPDLFGEGITVVGDRIWQITYRNGLAILRDRASFAEVKRTTYNGEGWGLCHDGERLVMSDGSAKLAFRDPASFAKTGEVSVTEDGRPLEMINELECVGDAVWANVWQTDKIVRIDPASGKVTATFDASALRPEGVPKSDVLNGIAAVPGTDEFLVTGKNWPSVFRVRFTG; this is encoded by the coding sequence GTGCGGAGGCTCGTGGTGTTGGCCGGATTGGTCCTTGTCGGCGCGTGCACGGCCCCGCCGACCCCCTCCGGAGGGACCTCCGGAAGCCCGTCGGGCACACCCCCGAAGGTCGAGGTGCTGGCCACGACGCCGCACGACACCGGCGCGTTCACCGAGGGCCTGGAACTGGTCGACGGCGACCTCTACGAGGGAACCGGCCTGGAGGGCGAGTCCCAGCTGCGCCGGGTCGACCCCGCCACCGGTGCCGTCGAGCAGGAGATCGACCTCGCCCCCGACCTGTTCGGCGAGGGCATCACGGTCGTCGGGGACCGGATCTGGCAGATCACCTACCGCAACGGCCTGGCGATCCTGCGGGACCGCGCGTCGTTCGCCGAGGTGAAGCGCACCACGTACAACGGCGAGGGCTGGGGCCTCTGCCACGACGGCGAGCGCCTGGTCATGAGCGACGGCAGCGCGAAGCTGGCGTTCCGCGACCCGGCGAGCTTCGCCAAGACCGGCGAGGTCTCCGTCACCGAGGACGGCAGGCCGCTGGAGATGATCAACGAGCTGGAGTGCGTCGGCGACGCCGTGTGGGCCAACGTGTGGCAGACCGACAAGATCGTCCGGATCGACCCCGCCAGCGGGAAGGTCACCGCGACCTTCGACGCGAGCGCGCTGCGGCCGGAGGGCGTGCCGAAGAGCGACGTGCTGAACGGGATCGCGGCCGTGCCGGGCACCGACGAGTTCCTGGTGACGGGCAAGAACTGGCCCAGCGTGTTCCGGGTGCGGTTCACGGGGTGA
- a CDS encoding DUF3027 domain-containing protein gives MTPTPTQQPQPVLADSEAVELARAAAQEEAGSERIGAHVGVLGEDEVSVTHLFEANHAGYHGWNWAVTVAFAGQGTPLSVSEVVLLPGNEALVAPDWVPWDQRVRAGDLGVGDLMPTRQDDPRLVPGYLESEDPAIEEISREIGLGRVRVLGRNGRLDAADRWHGGDFGPLSDMARSAPATCGSCGFYLQVKGSLGAAFGVCANELTPADGRVVHVEYGCGAHSEVEIDMSVGIPVSDVVYDDAQLDVEPNETNEQ, from the coding sequence GTGACCCCAACGCCCACTCAGCAGCCGCAGCCGGTGCTCGCCGATTCCGAAGCCGTCGAACTCGCCCGCGCCGCCGCGCAGGAGGAAGCCGGGTCGGAACGCATCGGTGCGCACGTCGGTGTGCTCGGTGAGGACGAGGTCTCGGTCACCCACCTCTTCGAGGCCAACCACGCCGGCTACCACGGCTGGAACTGGGCCGTCACGGTCGCGTTCGCCGGGCAGGGCACGCCGCTCTCGGTGAGCGAGGTCGTGCTGCTGCCCGGCAACGAGGCGCTGGTCGCGCCGGACTGGGTGCCGTGGGACCAGCGGGTCCGCGCGGGCGACCTCGGTGTGGGCGACCTCATGCCGACCAGGCAGGACGACCCGAGGCTCGTGCCGGGGTACCTGGAGTCCGAGGACCCGGCGATCGAGGAGATCTCGCGGGAGATCGGCCTCGGCCGGGTGCGCGTGCTGGGCCGCAACGGCAGGCTCGACGCCGCCGACCGCTGGCACGGTGGCGACTTCGGCCCGCTGAGCGACATGGCCCGCAGCGCGCCCGCCACGTGCGGCTCCTGCGGCTTCTACCTCCAGGTCAAGGGCTCGCTCGGCGCCGCGTTCGGCGTGTGCGCGAACGAGCTGACGCCTGCCGACGGCCGCGTGGTGCACGTGGAGTACGGCTGCGGCGCGCACTCCGAGGTCGAGATCGACATGAGCGTGGGCATCCCGGTGTCGGACGTCGTCTACGACGACGCCCAGCTCGACGTGGAGCCCAACGAGACCAACGAGCAGTGA
- a CDS encoding sacsin N-terminal ATP-binding-like domain-containing protein, producing MSQDPFGTEALRDSVLAAWRGSPTRFREDANAEEDLRLGGYRDRLLVELAQNASDAAGVELGTLRLSVVDGELRAANTGVPLDAAGVTALASLRASTKNSGTIGQFGVGFAAVLAVSDEPRVVSTTGAVAFSAERTRAATPELAEQRGGDVPVLRLVWPSDETDVPEGFATEVRLPLKVDGAALLAEFADQAGDLLLALPGLRRIEVADRVWTREDVSDDVVVLHGPDSATRWILHRVSGELPAELVAGVETRPQWAICWAWPSDGVLTDEVLHAPTPTDERLSLPARLLATLPVEPSRRRVQPGAAVDTVLAEAAAHYPALVAKLPAVQRTALVPLPGFPLSEVDGVLRDGVLKALRTAEWLPLASGEWASPAKAKVLDAGSEELVELLEDVIPGLLDAELTLPEHAKALAALEVRRLGMREVVDALAGLGGDPDWWRRLYAELDPIAEVDSTAREELGGLPVPLADGRIVTSPRGVLLLETDQETLDLLAGVDVSGLRIAHPEAVHPLLVRLGAVEAGPVELLDSDAIREAVHRSADEIDAGMDGHDLVRAVLRLVDRSGMRAGDRPWLAELVLPDASGEWRRADELVLPDSALLDVLESDAPIGVLDKKTAEAWPRSVLTAIGVIDGFTVVVDDDPTEPDHDLADEGYWWAAAAEPPRRVVGIRDLDLVSRDAWPAALRMLAADPVAWRAVQEPDGYTGWWLSQYATLEGVPLCDWRLASAESLAGLYDVVPEVGLPEHVLVAVGVRTELDVRGDDDVRDLLRRLGDPERTPADALVFKAHAALAEVAHLLDSGGISPPDRVRVLTGAAAAADDVVVLDLPWLLGVLPPEGVLAADGGAEALAELLALPLASEEVAGVVTGEGDEVAWHELGAVRLACDLLGVDLPDGSVVVHDELRVAVDGAEHEVAWWVVDGVAHAVDTPEGLARALAWTSGRWVDRHTFAALITDPTPITLLG from the coding sequence GTGAGCCAGGACCCCTTCGGTACCGAGGCGCTGCGCGACTCGGTGCTCGCCGCGTGGCGCGGTTCGCCGACCAGGTTCCGCGAGGACGCCAACGCCGAGGAGGACCTGCGCCTCGGCGGCTACCGCGACCGGCTGCTCGTCGAGCTGGCGCAGAACGCCTCCGACGCCGCCGGTGTGGAACTCGGCACGCTGCGACTGTCCGTTGTGGACGGTGAGCTGCGCGCGGCGAACACCGGCGTGCCGCTGGACGCCGCCGGTGTGACGGCGCTCGCGTCGCTGCGCGCGTCGACCAAGAACAGCGGCACCATCGGCCAGTTCGGCGTCGGCTTCGCGGCCGTGCTGGCGGTGTCCGACGAGCCGAGGGTGGTGTCGACGACCGGCGCGGTCGCGTTCTCCGCCGAGCGCACCCGCGCCGCGACGCCCGAGCTGGCCGAGCAGCGCGGTGGCGACGTGCCCGTGCTGCGGCTGGTGTGGCCGAGCGACGAGACCGACGTGCCCGAGGGGTTCGCCACCGAGGTCCGGCTGCCGCTGAAGGTGGACGGCGCCGCGCTGCTGGCGGAGTTCGCCGACCAGGCGGGCGACCTGCTGCTGGCGCTGCCCGGCCTGCGCCGCATCGAGGTCGCGGACCGGGTGTGGACGCGCGAGGACGTCAGCGACGACGTCGTCGTCCTGCACGGCCCGGACTCCGCGACCCGCTGGATCCTGCACCGCGTCTCCGGAGAACTGCCCGCGGAGCTGGTGGCCGGTGTCGAGACCCGGCCGCAGTGGGCGATCTGCTGGGCGTGGCCGTCCGACGGCGTGCTGACCGACGAGGTGCTGCACGCGCCCACCCCCACCGACGAACGCCTGTCGCTGCCCGCGCGGCTGCTGGCCACGCTGCCGGTCGAGCCGTCGCGCAGGCGCGTGCAGCCCGGCGCGGCCGTGGACACCGTGCTGGCCGAGGCCGCCGCGCACTACCCGGCGCTGGTCGCGAAGTTGCCCGCCGTGCAGCGCACCGCGCTGGTCCCGCTGCCCGGCTTCCCGCTGTCCGAAGTGGACGGTGTGCTGCGCGACGGTGTGCTGAAGGCGTTGCGCACGGCCGAATGGCTGCCGCTGGCCAGCGGCGAGTGGGCCTCGCCCGCGAAGGCGAAGGTGCTCGACGCGGGCTCCGAGGAACTGGTCGAGCTGCTGGAGGACGTGATCCCCGGCCTGCTCGACGCGGAGCTGACGCTGCCGGAGCACGCGAAGGCGCTGGCGGCGCTGGAGGTCCGCAGGCTGGGCATGCGCGAAGTGGTCGACGCGCTGGCGGGCCTGGGCGGCGACCCGGACTGGTGGCGGCGCCTCTACGCCGAACTGGACCCGATCGCGGAGGTCGACTCGACGGCCCGCGAGGAGCTGGGCGGCCTGCCGGTCCCGCTGGCCGACGGCCGGATCGTCACGAGCCCGCGCGGCGTGCTGCTGCTGGAGACCGACCAGGAAACCCTCGACCTGCTGGCCGGGGTCGACGTGTCCGGGCTGCGGATCGCGCACCCCGAGGCCGTGCACCCGCTGCTGGTCCGCCTCGGCGCGGTCGAGGCCGGGCCGGTCGAGCTGCTCGACTCCGACGCCATCCGCGAGGCCGTGCACCGCAGCGCCGACGAGATCGACGCGGGCATGGACGGGCACGACCTCGTGCGCGCCGTGCTGCGGCTGGTGGACCGGTCGGGGATGCGTGCCGGGGATCGGCCGTGGCTGGCGGAGCTGGTGCTGCCGGACGCCTCCGGGGAGTGGCGGCGGGCCGACGAGCTGGTGCTGCCGGACTCGGCGCTGCTGGACGTGCTGGAGTCGGACGCGCCGATCGGGGTGCTGGACAAGAAGACGGCCGAGGCGTGGCCGCGGTCGGTGCTGACGGCGATCGGTGTGATCGACGGGTTCACGGTCGTGGTGGACGACGATCCGACCGAGCCCGACCACGACCTGGCCGACGAGGGGTACTGGTGGGCGGCGGCCGCGGAGCCGCCTCGGCGGGTGGTCGGGATCCGGGACCTGGACCTGGTGTCGCGTGACGCCTGGCCCGCGGCGTTGAGGATGTTGGCGGCCGACCCGGTGGCGTGGCGGGCGGTGCAGGAGCCGGACGGGTACACCGGGTGGTGGCTGTCGCAGTACGCGACGCTGGAGGGCGTGCCGCTGTGCGACTGGCGGCTGGCTTCGGCGGAGTCGCTGGCGGGGTTGTACGACGTGGTGCCCGAGGTGGGGCTGCCGGAGCACGTGCTGGTCGCGGTCGGGGTGCGGACCGAACTGGACGTGCGCGGGGATGACGACGTGCGGGACCTGCTCCGGCGGCTGGGGGATCCGGAGCGGACGCCTGCCGACGCGCTGGTGTTCAAGGCGCACGCGGCGTTGGCCGAGGTGGCGCACCTGCTGGATTCCGGGGGGATCAGTCCGCCGGATCGGGTGCGGGTGCTGACGGGGGCCGCTGCGGCCGCTGATGACGTGGTGGTGCTGGACCTGCCCTGGTTGCTCGGGGTGCTGCCGCCGGAGGGGGTGCTGGCGGCGGACGGCGGGGCCGAGGCGTTGGCCGAGCTGCTGGCGCTGCCGTTGGCGTCGGAGGAGGTCGCGGGGGTGGTGACCGGCGAGGGCGATGAGGTGGCGTGGCACGAGCTGGGCGCGGTGCGGCTGGCGTGCGACCTGCTCGGCGTGGACCTGCCCGACGGCTCCGTCGTGGTGCACGACGAGCTGCGGGTGGCCGTGGACGGTGCTGAGCACGAGGTCGCCTGGTGGGTCGTCGACGGCGTCGCGCACGCCGTGGACACCCCGGAGGGACTTGCCCGCGCCTTGGCGTGGACCAGCGGCCGATGGGTGGACCGGCACACCTTCGCCGCCCTGATCACCGACCCGACCCCGATCACCCTGCTGGGGTAG
- a CDS encoding DUF2530 domain-containing protein encodes MAEQSEHDSLPSPPPLPRRLSDPVPAIVGGTALWTIAFVVFLIIDPDDAVWTWASFTGAVLGVMGYGVFTWQRRAARRGSRGAQTGTQ; translated from the coding sequence GTGGCCGAACAGTCCGAACACGACTCGCTGCCGAGTCCTCCCCCACTACCCCGCCGCCTGTCCGACCCGGTGCCGGCGATCGTGGGCGGCACCGCGCTGTGGACGATCGCCTTCGTGGTCTTCCTCATCATCGACCCCGACGACGCCGTCTGGACCTGGGCCAGCTTCACCGGCGCGGTCCTGGGCGTCATGGGCTACGGCGTGTTCACCTGGCAACGCCGAGCCGCCCGCCGCGGCTCCCGAGGCGCACAAACCGGCACGCAGTAG